The window GTAGCTCGGGATCAGCGATCAGCCGGCGTAAAGCGTTCGCGAGCTGCCGGGAGTTCGCGGGGTCGACGAGAAGGCCGCTCGTTTCATGTTCGACGAGCTCGGGGATCCCCGATATGGAGGTCGCGACGACGGGCTTACCCGCGGCCATCGCTTCCATCAGCGCGACCGGAATGCCCTCCATCTGTCCGTCAGCAGCAATGACGCTGGGTAGCACGAAAAGGTCGGCCTCACGAATCTTCTCGGTGACCTCGTGTTGGGGAAGGGCGCCGAGAAGAATGACCCGGTCGTCCAGTTCGCGCTGCTTCACCGCATGAGCCATCTCGTTCATCAGCGGGCCGGTTCCGATGATCTCCAGCCGGAAATCGACATTCTCCGCCCGGAGGATGCCGGCAGCTTCGATCAGGAAACCGACTCCCTTGTACGGCTTCATGGCCGCAATGCAGAGGATCCGTGGTTCCGCTCCCAGGCTTTGGGCCTTTGACTCGGCTCCGCGATAACGCTCCGGCTCGATTCCCACATGGACCACGTGAATCTTTCCCGCGCTGGCCCTGGGGAAGAGGTTCTCCAGGAAAGTCTTGTTGAAGCGGGAGATCGACCGGATGAAGCTCGCTTTCCGGATCTTCTCCCGCAGAAGTGTTCTGTCGACGAAGATGTCGTGCGCATGAACCGTGAAGCTGAACGAGACGTCCGTCAACGTCGCGATGATGAACGCCATGGTCGTCGGATGTGTTGCGAAATGAGCGTGAAGGTGGCGAATGTCGCGCCCCGTGACGAGGGAAGCGAGGTGAACCGACTTCGGAAAGAGGGCGAGCGACCGGAAGAGGACCCCCGGGCGAAAGAGCGCTTTCCCTGTCATCCAGAACAGGAGGCGGAACATCGGAGCCGGTTTGCGGATCCACGCTGCGAGGAACGACCGGAGAACCTTCGATGAAATGAAAGGGACTCCGACCACGCGGTCCAGCCACCGTCGTGCTTCTTCGTGGACGACTTCCGGATGTTCGAGAATCATCGGAATGAGCACGACCGGTTGTCCCTGCCGTTCGAGCTCATCGATCTCTCGGAGAATGAATGTTTCGGTGATCAGAGGAAAACGCGAGAGGAGGACGCCCACCGGTCGCCGGATGCGAGGCGTCCCGGTGTCGCACATCGATTTCTTCAGCGGAGCGTCCGCGGACTCCATCGTCATGCCTCGGCTCGACGACTCAGGCGCTGCAGCGTTGCAGCGAACGCCAGCAAGAGAAAGAAATAGCGGGGAAAAGCGAAGTGGAGAAATATCCCGGAGACGAGATAGCCGATCAGCGCGATTCGGAACGCCATGGCCGCGGTCCTGAGCCGCGGATCGAGTCCAGGGCGCATCGCATCGCCTGAAGCGCCCCAGGCCGCAACCAGGATCGCGATGAGCATGACGAGTCCGACGAGTCCAGTCTCTGCCGCAACTTCGAGGTAAATGTTGTGCGGGTAGTAGAGATCCGGTTGATCCTCGTACTGTCTCGCTGCAGAGGCGGTCAGATCGACATAGTCGTCGTACCGCGCGGTGTAGTTGGCCGCACCGACTCCCATGATCGGATTCGCACCGAACATGACCCACGCCACCCGCATGAAAAGCTTCCGTTCCTCGAATGAGCTGTCGAGGCGAAGCGGAGCGTCGCGACTCGGAAGAATCTGCTCGATCGTCAGGAAGCGTTTCGTCACGCTGTCCGGTAAGAAGAGGAGAGCTACTCCGAGCGCACTCAGGACGATCACAGTGGTGCGCCAGCGGATGTGAAGCACCTTCAGCATAATCAGGCCCATAGCGGCCACAGCTACCATCGCGCCCCGCGAATAGGTGAGCCCGATCGCGATCAGAATCACGACTGCACTCGAGAACCACATGAAGCGGGCAACCCGGCTGGAGGTTCTGGCGCCGAACAGGACGGCGATCGGAAGAACGAGGAGGAGGATCTGCGCGAAGAAGTTCGGATCACCGAGGGGTCCCGCGATCCGCGGCTGAAAAACGGAGCCGTAAATGTGAGCCTGCTTGATCCGCGCGAGGCCAGCGAACTCGTTCGAGAAGTCTCCGGTCAGCACCTGAATGATCGTCAGTATGCCCAGGAAAGTGGCGGCGCCGGCGAATGCAATCAGTCCCTGCATCATGCGATCACGATTTCGCATCAGAAGTGTCGCGAGGGCGAAGATGACGAACGATTTAGCGATCTCGACGAATCGTTCGTCCGCCAGCGCCTGATCGGTAGCGAGGCTGGTCGTGACCAGCAACAGGAGAAGGTAGGCGAGAAGACAGGTGGTGAGCGGCTGCCTCGCCACTTCCGATACGTCATCGGTATCACGCTTCAGCCATGCGGCGAACACCAGCCCCACCACCAGAATCTGGAGAAGAGAAGGAAAGTCGTGAAATCGAACCAGAGTCTGCGAAAGGTTCAGATAGACGAATGCAACCAGAAGAGGGAGGCCGAGCGATGAAAAGCGAACGGCAAGCCCGCCGAACGCGACGGCGATCAGGATGAGCAACGGATCTGCCCTTCCGATCGTCGAAGCCATCAGCTCCCGATTGCCGAGGATCGCAGCCGTCATCGCGAGCGCCGCCAGCGATCCGATGATCGCGACTGCCGCGCCCGTCAGTCGCTCTGTTCGATCCTGATGATCGAGCGCAGGCACTTCAGGACTCTCCAGGAGTCCTTCCGGAGCCCTTCAGTCGATCGAGGGCCAGTGCCGCAGCGAGCCCGAGAACCAGCCCGAGGATTGCTCCGACGACCAGGTTCCGCTGAGGATCCGGGTAGCGGGGACTTCGCGGCACCGAGGCGGTCTCGAGAGAATGAAGCGAGTAGATACGGTAGAGAGTGCCGGCTTCCCGCATGGTCAGCTCGGCTGCTCCGTTCGCCGCCGCCGCCGCGACCTCGGCGCTCGGTCCCTCGGCCGAGATTCGGATGATGTTGGTGTTGGGAACGACTGAACCATTGATCCTGACTCCTCGCAACTCCAGCCCGAGACTTTCGGCGAGCGCCTCGCGCGCCTCTCGTGTCGTCGAGATCCGGGCGAATGTCGCGATGACGGTTCGTCTTTCGAGCGTATCGAGACTCCGCACGATTTCGTCCGGTTCGGTCGTCTCCGGGCTCGGTGCAACGACGAGCATTGCCGAGGTTTCGTAAACCGGCTGCTGCCGCGAGGTGAACCAGACGGTTGCCCCGAGTGTGACCGCGATCAGGAGCAGGATGAGCCACCACCCGCGCCGGATGGCTCCGCGATAGTCGATCTCTCTTTTCAAAAGCGGCCTCCTCGTTTCCACGTCACTGTACATCGTGAAAGCTTTGTCGGCGCCCGTCTAGGTCGCTCCTCGACCTGTCAGTACCACCCACAACGTGCGGAAGAGGATTCGGACGTCGAGCCAGAGGCTCCAGCGGTTCACGTACTCCCGGTCGAGTCTCATCCGCTCCTCCTCGGAAGTGAGGCTTCGGCCGCTCACCTGCCACAGACCCGTGATCCCCGGCTTTACCGAGAACCGGCGCATCTGCCCCCTCAGGGGAAATCTGCTCAGGTCCGACAGGAGGAGGGGGCGCGGCCCCACCAAGCTCATTGTTCCCTCGAGGACATTGAAAAGCTGGGGGAGCTCGTCGAGGCTGGTCCGCCGCAACAGCCGGCCGATCGGAGTGATGCGCGGGTCTGATTCCATCTTGAAGAACTGGGAATCGCGCTCGGATTCCAGTTCGGCCTGCATCGCTTCGGCACCGACGACCATTGTCCGGAACTTGTACATATCGAACTCGATGCAGCGGAAACCGATCCGTCGCTGTCGAAATACGACGGGGCCTTCAGACGTAAGCCGGATCAGAAGAGCCAGGATGATGAAAAGCGGCGCGGAAAAAACGATCAGGATTACGGAAGCGATGATGTCGATCAGCCTCTTGGCGTGCGCGCCCCATGGCCGCCGCGCTCTCAGATCGTGCCAGTAAACGCCGTAACTGGTTTCATCCCCCTCGTCCAGAGGTTCGCTCTCGTTTCCGATTGTACGGATCCCGAGGGGTCGCTCCTCTTTCGATTTGTCGGTCATGGACACTCGAGTCGTAGACAATCCCGGTGCGACGCAGCCACTGCGCCCCGGGCAAACAGAGTCAGTCCAGCAATCGCCGTGCAAGGCTCTCGCGCCGTCTCTCTGCGCAGATCGTCCCGAGGTCGGTTTCTTGCAGCCGGAAAAGCTACATGGCGCCACGCGAGGAAGTAGCTCGGAACAACGACGCTGACCTCAGCGTCATCATCGTAAGCTATCGAAGCGCGGACGATCTCGAGAACTGTCTCGCATCGCTCCGATACGTGCTCGACTCGGACCGGCCATTCGCGGAGATCATCGTCGTCGACAACGGTTCCGGTACGGGGCGAACGGCCGCACTCGCCGCAAAGTACCCTGAGGTCCGATTCATCGAGAACTCCGGCAACCATGGTTACGCTCACGCGTGCAACGTCGGCGCGCGTGTCGC is drawn from Acidobacteriota bacterium and contains these coding sequences:
- a CDS encoding glycosyltransferase, which encodes MESADAPLKKSMCDTGTPRIRRPVGVLLSRFPLITETFILREIDELERQGQPVVLIPMILEHPEVVHEEARRWLDRVVGVPFISSKVLRSFLAAWIRKPAPMFRLLFWMTGKALFRPGVLFRSLALFPKSVHLASLVTGRDIRHLHAHFATHPTTMAFIIATLTDVSFSFTVHAHDIFVDRTLLREKIRKASFIRSISRFNKTFLENLFPRASAGKIHVVHVGIEPERYRGAESKAQSLGAEPRILCIAAMKPYKGVGFLIEAAGILRAENVDFRLEIIGTGPLMNEMAHAVKQRELDDRVILLGALPQHEVTEKIREADLFVLPSVIAADGQMEGIPVALMEAMAAGKPVVATSISGIPELVEHETSGLLVDPANSRQLANALRRLIADPELRRRLSEKGREKVVAEFDLRDVVSRLIPKLDSVNPPVDEIRSVPDVGRSVSWGLRRGLGRHDSHVFEAMAGDGSGVEEIILKRHVTRPGESRPAEARFLHELRVLQDLARHFEPIQEDDFRPGVPKVIGSHAASVTLAMERAGEQTVEDSIRSARRREPGAVNALGKQMEAVGRWLAHFQTFETADGNAALEHQIREARDLLGRVGRRSLSRRQQWRLEERIDSLDTQLTKTGRVAVSHHGDFWPGNVFFSGDAVRVIDFEGYGFALPSRDVVWFLLHTGLYLAFRAPRMYEMSRSRFLEGYRHAIDPGELELSRITAALQMLDKDDTALSWLQRRARMSFLRRELMR
- a CDS encoding O-antigen ligase family protein; amino-acid sequence: MPALDHQDRTERLTGAAVAIIGSLAALAMTAAILGNRELMASTIGRADPLLILIAVAFGGLAVRFSSLGLPLLVAFVYLNLSQTLVRFHDFPSLLQILVVGLVFAAWLKRDTDDVSEVARQPLTTCLLAYLLLLLVTTSLATDQALADERFVEIAKSFVIFALATLLMRNRDRMMQGLIAFAGAATFLGILTIIQVLTGDFSNEFAGLARIKQAHIYGSVFQPRIAGPLGDPNFFAQILLLVLPIAVLFGARTSSRVARFMWFSSAVVILIAIGLTYSRGAMVAVAAMGLIMLKVLHIRWRTTVIVLSALGVALLFLPDSVTKRFLTIEQILPSRDAPLRLDSSFEERKLFMRVAWVMFGANPIMGVGAANYTARYDDYVDLTASAARQYEDQPDLYYPHNIYLEVAAETGLVGLVMLIAILVAAWGASGDAMRPGLDPRLRTAAMAFRIALIGYLVSGIFLHFAFPRYFFLLLAFAATLQRLSRRAEA
- a CDS encoding sugar transferase, encoding MTDKSKEERPLGIRTIGNESEPLDEGDETSYGVYWHDLRARRPWGAHAKRLIDIIASVILIVFSAPLFIILALLIRLTSEGPVVFRQRRIGFRCIEFDMYKFRTMVVGAEAMQAELESERDSQFFKMESDPRITPIGRLLRRTSLDELPQLFNVLEGTMSLVGPRPLLLSDLSRFPLRGQMRRFSVKPGITGLWQVSGRSLTSEEERMRLDREYVNRWSLWLDVRILFRTLWVVLTGRGAT